One part of the Eubalaena glacialis isolate mEubGla1 chromosome 19, mEubGla1.1.hap2.+ XY, whole genome shotgun sequence genome encodes these proteins:
- the METTL2A gene encoding tRNA N(3)-methylcytidine methyltransferase METTL2A isoform X1 — MDGSYPEGAHAEVCGKRQQFGNRFLSDPARVFHHNAWDSVEWSEEQAAAAERKVQENSTQRVCQEKQVDYEINANKYWNDFYKIHENGFFKDRHWLFTEFPELAPSQNQNDLKDLLSENKGSEVPACRSSEDGSGLIIEEQHSCSSVSLGHKTQPPPMEENVTQKLRHLEICADEFPGSSATYRILEVGCGVGNTVFPILQTNNDPRLFVYCCDFSSTAVELVQTNSAYDPSRCFAFVHDLCDEDKSYPVPGDSLDVIILIFVLSAIIPDKMQKAINRLSRLLKPGGMMLLRDYGRYDMAQLRFKKGQCLSENFYVRGDGTRVYFFTQDELDTLFTTAGLEKVQNLVDRRLQVNRGKQLTMYRVWIQCKYRKPLLSNTS; from the exons ATGGACGGCTCCTATCCTGAAGGTGCACACGCCGAGGTCTGCGGGAAGAGGCAGCAGTTCGGGAACCGGTTTCTGAGCGACCCGGCGCGCGTCTTCCACCACAATGCCTG GGACAGTGTGGAGTGGTCGGAAGAGCAGGCCGCGGCGGCGGAGAGGAAAGTCCAGGAGAACAGTACCCAGCGGGTGTGCCAGGAGAAGCAAG ttgattATGAGATCAATGCCAACAAATATTGGAATGACTTCTACAAAATCCACGAAAATGGGTTTTTCAAGGATAGACATTGGCTTTTTACTGAATTCCCAGAGCTGGCACCTAGCCAAAACCAAAATGACTTGAAGGATTTGCTCTCAGAGAACAAGGGGAGTGAAGTACCTGCATGTAGAAGCAGTGAGGATGGATCTGGTTTAATAATAGAAGAACAGCACAGTTGTTCTTCAGTCAGCCTTGGACATAAAACACAGCCACCTCCTATGGAAGAGAATGTAACTCAGAAACTCCGTCACCTGGAAATCTGTGCTGATGAGTTTCCTGGATCCTCAGCCACCTACCGAATACTGGAG GTTGGTTGTGGTGTGGGAAACACAGTCTTTCCAATTTTACAAACTAACAA TGACCCAAGACTCTTTGTTTACTGTTGTGATTTTTCTTCTACAGCTGTAGAACTGGTCCAG ACAAATTCAGCATATGATCCTTCTCGGTGTTTTGCCTTTGTTCACGACCTGTGTGATGAAGATAAGAGTTACCCAGTGCCCGGGGATAGTCTTGATGTCATCATCCTCATATTTGTTCTCTCAGCAATCATTCCAGACAA GATGCAAAAGGCTATCAACAGGCTAAGCAGGCTTCTGAAGCCTGGAGGGATGATGCTTCTGCGAGATTATGGCCGCTATGACATGGCTCAGCTTCGGTTTAAAAAAG GTCAGTGTCTGTCTGAAAATTTCTATGTGAGAGGCGATGGCACCAGAGTGTACTTCTTCACACAAG ATGAACTGGACACACTTTTCACTACTGCTGGACTGGAAAAGGTTCAGAACCTGGTGGATCGCCGGTTGCAAGTGAATCGAGGGAAACAACTGACAATGTACCGAGTTTGGATTCAGTGCAAATATCGTAAGCCTCTTCTGTCCAACACCAGCTGA
- the METTL2A gene encoding tRNA N(3)-methylcytidine methyltransferase METTL2A isoform X3, producing MDGSYPEGAHAEVCGKRQQFGNRFLSDPARVFHHNAWDSVEWSEEQAAAAERKVQENSTQRVCQEKQVDYEINANKYWNDFYKIHENGFFKDRHWLFTEFPELAPSQNQNDLKDLLSENKGSEVPACRSSEDGSGLIIEEQHSCSSVSLGHKTQPPPMEENVTQKLRHLEICADEFPGSSATYRILEVGCGVGNTVFPILQTNNDPRLFVYCCDFSSTAVELVQTNSAYDPSRCFAFVHDLCDEDKSYPVPGDSLDVIILIFVLSAIIPDKMQKAINRLSRLLKPGGMMLLRDYGRYDMAQLRFKKGEKLQIPAKYQCNQEKDPFLAQEIDILMHI from the exons ATGGACGGCTCCTATCCTGAAGGTGCACACGCCGAGGTCTGCGGGAAGAGGCAGCAGTTCGGGAACCGGTTTCTGAGCGACCCGGCGCGCGTCTTCCACCACAATGCCTG GGACAGTGTGGAGTGGTCGGAAGAGCAGGCCGCGGCGGCGGAGAGGAAAGTCCAGGAGAACAGTACCCAGCGGGTGTGCCAGGAGAAGCAAG ttgattATGAGATCAATGCCAACAAATATTGGAATGACTTCTACAAAATCCACGAAAATGGGTTTTTCAAGGATAGACATTGGCTTTTTACTGAATTCCCAGAGCTGGCACCTAGCCAAAACCAAAATGACTTGAAGGATTTGCTCTCAGAGAACAAGGGGAGTGAAGTACCTGCATGTAGAAGCAGTGAGGATGGATCTGGTTTAATAATAGAAGAACAGCACAGTTGTTCTTCAGTCAGCCTTGGACATAAAACACAGCCACCTCCTATGGAAGAGAATGTAACTCAGAAACTCCGTCACCTGGAAATCTGTGCTGATGAGTTTCCTGGATCCTCAGCCACCTACCGAATACTGGAG GTTGGTTGTGGTGTGGGAAACACAGTCTTTCCAATTTTACAAACTAACAA TGACCCAAGACTCTTTGTTTACTGTTGTGATTTTTCTTCTACAGCTGTAGAACTGGTCCAG ACAAATTCAGCATATGATCCTTCTCGGTGTTTTGCCTTTGTTCACGACCTGTGTGATGAAGATAAGAGTTACCCAGTGCCCGGGGATAGTCTTGATGTCATCATCCTCATATTTGTTCTCTCAGCAATCATTCCAGACAA GATGCAAAAGGCTATCAACAGGCTAAGCAGGCTTCTGAAGCCTGGAGGGATGATGCTTCTGCGAGATTATGGCCGCTATGACATGGCTCAGCTTCGGTTTAAAAAAG GAGAGAAATTGCAGATTCCTGCAAAGTACCAGTGTAACCAAGAAAAGGATCCGTTCTTGGCCCAAGAAATTGATATCTTGATGCACATTTGA
- the METTL2A gene encoding tRNA N(3)-methylcytidine methyltransferase METTL2A isoform X4, which translates to MPVDYEINANKYWNDFYKIHENGFFKDRHWLFTEFPELAPSQNQNDLKDLLSENKGSEVPACRSSEDGSGLIIEEQHSCSSVSLGHKTQPPPMEENVTQKLRHLEICADEFPGSSATYRILEVGCGVGNTVFPILQTNNDPRLFVYCCDFSSTAVELVQTNSAYDPSRCFAFVHDLCDEDKSYPVPGDSLDVIILIFVLSAIIPDKMQKAINRLSRLLKPGGMMLLRDYGRYDMAQLRFKKGQCLSENFYVRGDGTRVYFFTQDELDTLFTTAGLEKVQNLVDRRLQVNRGKQLTMYRVWIQCKYRKPLLSNTS; encoded by the exons ATGCCTG ttgattATGAGATCAATGCCAACAAATATTGGAATGACTTCTACAAAATCCACGAAAATGGGTTTTTCAAGGATAGACATTGGCTTTTTACTGAATTCCCAGAGCTGGCACCTAGCCAAAACCAAAATGACTTGAAGGATTTGCTCTCAGAGAACAAGGGGAGTGAAGTACCTGCATGTAGAAGCAGTGAGGATGGATCTGGTTTAATAATAGAAGAACAGCACAGTTGTTCTTCAGTCAGCCTTGGACATAAAACACAGCCACCTCCTATGGAAGAGAATGTAACTCAGAAACTCCGTCACCTGGAAATCTGTGCTGATGAGTTTCCTGGATCCTCAGCCACCTACCGAATACTGGAG GTTGGTTGTGGTGTGGGAAACACAGTCTTTCCAATTTTACAAACTAACAA TGACCCAAGACTCTTTGTTTACTGTTGTGATTTTTCTTCTACAGCTGTAGAACTGGTCCAG ACAAATTCAGCATATGATCCTTCTCGGTGTTTTGCCTTTGTTCACGACCTGTGTGATGAAGATAAGAGTTACCCAGTGCCCGGGGATAGTCTTGATGTCATCATCCTCATATTTGTTCTCTCAGCAATCATTCCAGACAA GATGCAAAAGGCTATCAACAGGCTAAGCAGGCTTCTGAAGCCTGGAGGGATGATGCTTCTGCGAGATTATGGCCGCTATGACATGGCTCAGCTTCGGTTTAAAAAAG GTCAGTGTCTGTCTGAAAATTTCTATGTGAGAGGCGATGGCACCAGAGTGTACTTCTTCACACAAG ATGAACTGGACACACTTTTCACTACTGCTGGACTGGAAAAGGTTCAGAACCTGGTGGATCGCCGGTTGCAAGTGAATCGAGGGAAACAACTGACAATGTACCGAGTTTGGATTCAGTGCAAATATCGTAAGCCTCTTCTGTCCAACACCAGCTGA
- the METTL2A gene encoding tRNA N(3)-methylcytidine methyltransferase METTL2A isoform X2 produces the protein MPGTVWSGRKSRPRRRRGKSRRTVPSGCARRSKVRPVDYEINANKYWNDFYKIHENGFFKDRHWLFTEFPELAPSQNQNDLKDLLSENKGSEVPACRSSEDGSGLIIEEQHSCSSVSLGHKTQPPPMEENVTQKLRHLEICADEFPGSSATYRILEVGCGVGNTVFPILQTNNDPRLFVYCCDFSSTAVELVQTNSAYDPSRCFAFVHDLCDEDKSYPVPGDSLDVIILIFVLSAIIPDKMQKAINRLSRLLKPGGMMLLRDYGRYDMAQLRFKKGQCLSENFYVRGDGTRVYFFTQDELDTLFTTAGLEKVQNLVDRRLQVNRGKQLTMYRVWIQCKYRKPLLSNTS, from the exons ATGCCTG GGACAGTGTGGAGTGGTCGGAAGAGCAGGCCGCGGCGGCGGAGAGGAAAGTCCAGGAGAACAGTACCCAGCGGGTGTGCCAGGAGAAGCAAGGTGCGCCCAG ttgattATGAGATCAATGCCAACAAATATTGGAATGACTTCTACAAAATCCACGAAAATGGGTTTTTCAAGGATAGACATTGGCTTTTTACTGAATTCCCAGAGCTGGCACCTAGCCAAAACCAAAATGACTTGAAGGATTTGCTCTCAGAGAACAAGGGGAGTGAAGTACCTGCATGTAGAAGCAGTGAGGATGGATCTGGTTTAATAATAGAAGAACAGCACAGTTGTTCTTCAGTCAGCCTTGGACATAAAACACAGCCACCTCCTATGGAAGAGAATGTAACTCAGAAACTCCGTCACCTGGAAATCTGTGCTGATGAGTTTCCTGGATCCTCAGCCACCTACCGAATACTGGAG GTTGGTTGTGGTGTGGGAAACACAGTCTTTCCAATTTTACAAACTAACAA TGACCCAAGACTCTTTGTTTACTGTTGTGATTTTTCTTCTACAGCTGTAGAACTGGTCCAG ACAAATTCAGCATATGATCCTTCTCGGTGTTTTGCCTTTGTTCACGACCTGTGTGATGAAGATAAGAGTTACCCAGTGCCCGGGGATAGTCTTGATGTCATCATCCTCATATTTGTTCTCTCAGCAATCATTCCAGACAA GATGCAAAAGGCTATCAACAGGCTAAGCAGGCTTCTGAAGCCTGGAGGGATGATGCTTCTGCGAGATTATGGCCGCTATGACATGGCTCAGCTTCGGTTTAAAAAAG GTCAGTGTCTGTCTGAAAATTTCTATGTGAGAGGCGATGGCACCAGAGTGTACTTCTTCACACAAG ATGAACTGGACACACTTTTCACTACTGCTGGACTGGAAAAGGTTCAGAACCTGGTGGATCGCCGGTTGCAAGTGAATCGAGGGAAACAACTGACAATGTACCGAGTTTGGATTCAGTGCAAATATCGTAAGCCTCTTCTGTCCAACACCAGCTGA